Proteins from one Chanodichthys erythropterus isolate Z2021 chromosome 15, ASM2448905v1, whole genome shotgun sequence genomic window:
- the gpnmb gene encoding protein QNR-71 has product MMHLEMLLVLVWAFFVPITSSKKTYGDMFPHKHKLPFPFPIPGWEPDTNPWDEYLYPPFKQQLNRRHDKPPKVRLTSDSPAMNGSCISFTAALEFPPCQKEDSSGNLVYDEHCDDANGQMRSGYVFNWTSWLDDYGFGKCTDQKRCNVFPDGKPFPQTNDWRRRGYVYVWHTMGQYFETCDGSSSHLTLNTTNMTFGAGVMEVMIYRKRERRKYSPLSTDSTVFFVTDKIPLSVNISQKAPASITDKNVFVRGSDVIFNVQIHDPSNYLKTADAVDFIWDFRDGNQLVTHSNVATHAYNTLGNVTVKLLVEASFRVPCPPPTPTPMHFTQAHTTAMPTLPPGTHAFTSKMETTKAPIITNPSPTTTPRVPTSAVPTTEPFQTDSEVTSITATAVPEASSTYKQPTSPPMIKHTHFKESDCFRHVYGSFEGEIIIVEPPPGFQNLPDNQILKVSADKVSNTSVNFMVTCSGSVPSVACTIVANSACQEVKNIVCEDVAPYSEGCKISLTRIFQTPGTYCVNITLGVPGGLALATTTSVTIGNSLDKNSPKSSHVAEVVLSSSAVLISIFAFIAVMVYKRYKVYRPVRRSMLDDAETNAGSWSLSRLRAALFSADEERSRLLTERPLD; this is encoded by the exons ATGATGCATTTGGAAATGTTACTTGTGCTGGTCTGGGCATTCTTCGTCCCTATAACGAGCAGCAAAAAAA CTTATGGTGACATGTTCCCTCATAAACACAAGCTCCCTTTTCCATTCCCAATCCCTGGATGGGAACCGGACACGAACCCTTGGGATGAATATCTGTATCCCCCCTTCAAACAACAGCTGAATCGCAGACATG ACAAACCACCGAAGGTGCGCCTCACAAGCGACAGCCCTGCAATGAACGGCTCGTGCATCTCCTTCACTGCAGCTCTGGAGTTCCCACCATGCCAGAAGGAGGACAGCAGTGGAAACCTGGTGTATGACGAGCACTGTGACGACG CTAACGGGCAGATGCGTTCAGGGTATGTGTTTAACTGGACATCTTGGTTGGACGACTATGGCTTTGGGAAGTGTACAGATCAAAAGAGGTGCAATGTTTTTCCTGATGGAAAGCCTTTTCCTCAGACCAATGACTGGAGACGTAGAGGTTATGTCTATGTGTGGCACACCATGG GCCAGTATTTTGAGACATGTGATGGCTCCTCCTCCCATCTGACCCTGAACACCACTAACATGACATTTGGAGCTGGTGTGATGGAAGTGATGATTTATCGTAAACGTGAGCGCAGGAAGTACAGCCCACTCTCTACGGACAGTACTGTGTTCTTTGTAACAG ATAAGATTCCACTCTCTGTGAACATTTCCCAGAAAGCACCAGCCAGCATAACTGACAAAAACGTCTTTGTCAGAGGTTCTGATGTGATTTTCAACGTCCAGATCCACGACCCAAGTAACTATCTGAAGACAGCTGATGCAGTGGACTTCATTTGGGACTTTCGGGATGGCAACCAGTTGGTCACCCACAGCAATGTAGCAACCCATGCGTACAACACGCTTGGAAATGTTACAGTCAAGCTCCTAGTGGAGGCATCATTCCGTGTACCCTGCCCACCACCGACTCCAACACCAATGCACTTTACACAGGCTCATACCACAG CAATGCCTACGCTACCTCCTGGCACTCATGCATTCACTAGCAAAATGGAGACCACCAAGG CTCCTATCATCACCAATCCTTCACCAACTACCACCCCTCGAGTTCCGACAAGTGCTGTCCCAACAACTGAACCATTCCAAACCGATTCAGAGGTGACATCTATTACGGCAACTGCTGTACCTGAGGCCAGTTCGACCTATAAACAGCCCACCTCACCGCCAatgatcaaacacacacacttcaagGAGTCAGACTGTTTCCGCCACGTGTATGGCTCATTTGAAGGCGAGATCATCATCGTTG AACCTCCTCCAGGTTTTCAGAATCTGCCAGATAATCAGATTTTAAAGGTGTCAGCTGACAAAGTTTCCAACACATCTGTAAACTTCATGGTGACATGCTCAGGCAG TGTTCCCTCAGTGGCCTGCACCATAGTGGCCAACTCCGCCTGTCAGGAGGTCAAGAATATTGTGTGTGAGGATGTGGCCCCTTACAGCGAGGGTTGCAAGATCAGTTTGACGCGCATTTTCCAAACGCCGGGCACTTACTGTGTCAACATCACGCTGGGTGTGCCTGGAGGCTTGGCTCTTGCCACCACCACATCAGTCACGATTGGCAACAGCCTTGACAAGA acTCTCCTAAATCCTCCCATGTTGCTGAGGTGGTTCTGTCTTCAAGCGCGGTGCTTATTTCCATCTTTGCGTTCATTGCCGTCATGGTTTACAA GCGATATAAGGTGTATCGCCCAGTGAGACGCTCTATGCTGGATGATGCTGAGACAAATGCTGGTAGCTGGAGTTTAAGCAGACTAAGAGCAGCTCTGTTCTCTGCCGACGAAGAGAGAAGTCGTTTATTGACAGAAAGACCACTAGACTGA
- the oxnad1 gene encoding oxidoreductase NAD-binding domain-containing protein 1 isoform X2, with the protein MSVPCFVRMVTRSFAGGSKLFRPAVLCSCKDTVTRKMSSRRQTDHLERTANVHRDMELFPARVSDIIKESDTVKRLRLEVPHPDFSFRAGQWVDFFIPGVETVGGFSICSNPGLLQREGVIELAVKYTHHPPAHWIHTKCSVDSQVAVRVGGNFFFDPQPSDPVVDLLLIAGGVGINPLYSILLHAADLLRHTDGHRYTPGHTHLCYSAKNTKELLFKSSDIEQELQPYTISGRISEEELQRYVDSERTLCYLCGPPPMIEKVSSDLQRIGLPGNRILFEKWW; encoded by the exons ATGAGTGTCCCCTGTTTTGTAAGAATGGTGACCAGAAGTTTCGCCGGTGGATCAAAACTGTTCAgaccagctgttttgtgttcatGTAAAGACACAGTCACGCG AAAAATGTCATCCAGAAGACAGACTGACCATCTAGAGAGAACTGCTAACGTTCATAGAGACATG GAACTTTTCCCTGCACGTGTTAGTGACATTATTAAAGAATCTGATACAGTAAAGCGACTGAGACTGGAGGTACCGCATCCTGACTTCAGTTTCCGTGCTGGACAGTG GGTGGATTTCTTCATCCCAGGTGTGGAAACAGTCGGCGGCTTTTCCATTTGCTCGAATCCTGGCCTGCTGCAGAGAGAGGGAGTGATTGAACTGGCCGTCAAATACACACACCATCCTCCAGCACACTGGATTCACACGAAA TGCTCTGTGGACTCTCAGGTAGCTGTGAGGGTGGGAGGTAATTTCTTCTTTGACCCTCAACCTTCTGACCCTGTGGTCGACCTGTTGCTGATAGCTGGTGGTGTGGGCATCAACCCTCTGTACTCCATCCTGCTGCATGCAGCTGATCTGCTTCGACACACTGACGGTCACAGGTACACACCAGGGCACACACACCTGTGCTACAGCGCCAAGAACACCAAAGAGCTGCTCTTCAAG AGCTCTGACATAGAGCAGGAACTTCAGCCTTACACCATAA GTGGAAGGATATCAGAAGAGGAGCTTCAGCGTTATGTAGACTCTGAGCGCACATTGTGTTATCTTTGTGGCCCTCCTCCTATGATAGAGAAAGTGAGTTCAGACCTGCAGAGAATCGGCCTACCGGGGAACAGAATCCTTTTTGAGAAATGGTGGTAG
- the oxnad1 gene encoding oxidoreductase NAD-binding domain-containing protein 1 isoform X1, whose amino-acid sequence MSVPCFVRMVTRSFAGGSKLFRPAVLCSCKDTVTRKMSSRRQTDHLERTANVHRDMELFPARVSDIIKESDTVKRLRLEVPHPDFSFRAGQWVDFFIPGVETVGGFSICSNPGLLQREGVIELAVKYTHHPPAHWIHTKCSVDSQVAVRVGGNFFFDPQPSDPVVDLLLIAGGVGINPLYSILLHAADLLRHTDGHRYTPGHTHLCYSAKNTKELLFKNTIVDICHERPDNFSCDFHVTQQSSDIEQELQPYTISGRISEEELQRYVDSERTLCYLCGPPPMIEKVSSDLQRIGLPGNRILFEKWW is encoded by the exons ATGAGTGTCCCCTGTTTTGTAAGAATGGTGACCAGAAGTTTCGCCGGTGGATCAAAACTGTTCAgaccagctgttttgtgttcatGTAAAGACACAGTCACGCG AAAAATGTCATCCAGAAGACAGACTGACCATCTAGAGAGAACTGCTAACGTTCATAGAGACATG GAACTTTTCCCTGCACGTGTTAGTGACATTATTAAAGAATCTGATACAGTAAAGCGACTGAGACTGGAGGTACCGCATCCTGACTTCAGTTTCCGTGCTGGACAGTG GGTGGATTTCTTCATCCCAGGTGTGGAAACAGTCGGCGGCTTTTCCATTTGCTCGAATCCTGGCCTGCTGCAGAGAGAGGGAGTGATTGAACTGGCCGTCAAATACACACACCATCCTCCAGCACACTGGATTCACACGAAA TGCTCTGTGGACTCTCAGGTAGCTGTGAGGGTGGGAGGTAATTTCTTCTTTGACCCTCAACCTTCTGACCCTGTGGTCGACCTGTTGCTGATAGCTGGTGGTGTGGGCATCAACCCTCTGTACTCCATCCTGCTGCATGCAGCTGATCTGCTTCGACACACTGACGGTCACAGGTACACACCAGGGCACACACACCTGTGCTACAGCGCCAAGAACACCAAAGAGCTGCTCTTCAAG AACACCATTGTTGACATTTGTCATGAGCGACCAGATAACTTCTCCTGTGATTTCCATGTTACCCAGCAGAGCTCTGACATAGAGCAGGAACTTCAGCCTTACACCATAA GTGGAAGGATATCAGAAGAGGAGCTTCAGCGTTATGTAGACTCTGAGCGCACATTGTGTTATCTTTGTGGCCCTCCTCCTATGATAGAGAAAGTGAGTTCAGACCTGCAGAGAATCGGCCTACCGGGGAACAGAATCCTTTTTGAGAAATGGTGGTAG